In a single window of the Marinobacter bohaiensis genome:
- a CDS encoding rhomboid family intramembrane serine protease, which translates to MLILPLERSVDWRRPPWMTLAIMLACLLVFLFYQGNDDRLGAQATQAYLTADLDRLEAPAYETYLQRQINLDGNSGRQDRLDLLRQAMANDNRPLQAALAMGDPDFYAYLQDNRDVIWNSEQRAYWLTHRPPIETEYLDRLSGRAAGVVPAELSLADLITYQFLHGGWGHLIGNMVVLFVLGITVEKALGGLKFLLTYLACGAVSGAIWAGFEWGLHTSLVGASGSIAGLMGMYMALFGRQRIRFFYSLGFYFGYFRAPALVLLPVCIGKEIYDYFFAGATGVAYLAHAGGLLVGAGLVWLLGRSWLQPRETFFEPEDEEQEARFRSAYAQAMTLLGRFEFEQARLQFEALYTRYPERPVLLEHLYHLAKLRPDQETYRERARELMASAQARHQPEQMLEIWQEYQSKGQPHHPLSARDHNRALFAGLRSGDTKTAERVFERLRATGDQDLTLEACRLLADEFDKRNMAPKARHYRQMMSAAGGA; encoded by the coding sequence ATGCTGATTCTTCCCCTCGAACGCTCGGTCGACTGGCGTCGGCCACCCTGGATGACGCTGGCCATCATGCTGGCCTGCCTGCTGGTTTTCCTGTTCTACCAGGGCAACGATGACCGTCTGGGGGCGCAGGCCACCCAGGCCTACCTGACGGCGGACCTGGATCGCCTGGAAGCCCCGGCCTACGAGACCTACCTGCAGCGCCAGATCAACCTGGACGGCAACAGCGGCCGGCAGGACCGCCTGGACCTCCTGCGTCAGGCCATGGCCAATGACAATCGGCCGTTACAGGCCGCGCTGGCCATGGGCGACCCGGATTTCTACGCCTACCTGCAGGACAACCGCGACGTGATCTGGAACAGCGAGCAGCGGGCCTACTGGCTGACGCATCGCCCGCCCATCGAGACCGAATACCTGGATCGCCTGTCGGGCCGCGCGGCGGGAGTGGTTCCGGCCGAGCTGTCGCTGGCGGATTTAATCACTTACCAGTTCCTGCACGGCGGCTGGGGCCACCTGATCGGCAATATGGTGGTGCTGTTCGTGCTCGGGATCACCGTCGAGAAGGCGCTCGGAGGCCTCAAGTTCCTGCTGACCTACCTCGCCTGCGGCGCCGTGTCCGGTGCCATCTGGGCCGGGTTCGAGTGGGGCCTGCACACGAGCCTGGTGGGCGCGTCCGGGTCCATCGCCGGCCTGATGGGCATGTACATGGCGCTGTTCGGGCGCCAGCGCATCCGCTTCTTCTACTCGCTGGGATTCTATTTCGGGTACTTCCGGGCGCCGGCGCTGGTGCTGCTGCCGGTGTGTATCGGCAAGGAAATCTACGACTACTTCTTCGCCGGCGCCACCGGCGTCGCCTACCTGGCGCACGCCGGCGGCCTGCTGGTGGGTGCGGGGCTGGTGTGGCTGCTGGGCCGCAGCTGGCTGCAGCCCAGGGAGACCTTCTTCGAGCCCGAGGATGAGGAGCAGGAAGCCCGCTTCCGCAGCGCCTACGCCCAGGCCATGACGTTGCTGGGCCGGTTCGAGTTCGAGCAGGCGCGATTGCAGTTCGAGGCCCTGTACACCCGCTATCCGGAGCGCCCGGTGCTGCTCGAACACCTCTATCACCTGGCCAAGCTGCGGCCGGATCAGGAAACGTATCGGGAGCGCGCGCGGGAACTGATGGCGTCGGCCCAGGCGCGGCATCAGCCGGAACAGATGCTGGAGATCTGGCAGGAGTACCAGAGCAAGGGGCAGCCGCACCATCCCCTGTCGGCGCGGGATCACAACCGGGCGCTGTTTGCGGGCCTGCGCAGCGGCGACACCAAGACCGCCGAGCGGGTGTTCGAGCGGCTGCGGGCCACCGGTGACCAGGACCTGACCCTGGAGGCGTGCCGCCTGCTGGCGGACGAGTTCGACAAGCGCAATATGGCGCCCAAGGCGCGCCATTACCGGCAGATGATGTCGGCGGCCGGCGGCGCCT
- a CDS encoding OmpA family protein: MKHTLSHNGNLRRIQSGASRPVLAGLLAAGLITGCASSGTAEPETAGVTADNATPATVALEPEEQASDIDHSPSASARADGHSEPQPDTDVAATPEENDMTVLVLDNPELMARAAQVQAASKQVSPMQDSPRKPHQMKFYFGFDKHRLSDADQAVLREHAEYLKAHPEVTLRINGHTDSHGPDEYNAFLSRLRATSAAKILKQAGIDGNRIEIVGWGSHKPLTNPEDSAANRRLELEYHSEQMARVQ; encoded by the coding sequence ATGAAGCACACACTGTCACACAACGGTAACCTAAGGCGCATTCAATCGGGTGCGTCCCGGCCGGTCCTGGCCGGCTTGCTGGCGGCCGGCCTGATCACCGGCTGCGCTAGCAGTGGAACGGCGGAACCGGAAACCGCCGGGGTCACCGCCGACAACGCGACACCCGCAACGGTGGCCCTTGAGCCCGAAGAACAGGCATCCGACATCGACCATTCGCCAAGTGCAAGCGCCCGGGCTGACGGTCATAGTGAGCCCCAGCCGGACACCGACGTCGCGGCGACACCTGAGGAGAACGACATGACAGTTCTAGTCCTGGATAACCCCGAGTTGATGGCCCGTGCGGCCCAGGTTCAAGCCGCCAGCAAACAGGTGTCCCCGATGCAAGACAGCCCGCGCAAACCGCACCAGATGAAGTTCTATTTCGGCTTTGACAAGCATCGCCTGAGCGACGCCGACCAGGCCGTCCTGCGCGAGCACGCCGAATACCTCAAGGCGCATCCGGAAGTGACCCTGCGCATCAACGGCCACACCGACAGCCATGGCCCCGACGAGTACAACGCCTTCCTGTCACGGCTGCGCGCCACCAGCGCCGCCAAGATCCTCAAGCAGGCCGGTATTGACGGCAACCGCATTGAGATCGTCGGCTGGGGCAGCCACAAGCCGCTGACCAACCCGGAAGACAGCGCCGCCAACCGGCGCCTGGAGCTGGAGTACCACAGCGAGCAGATGGCCCGCGTCCAGTAA
- a CDS encoding copper resistance protein NlpE → MRPALLPLILTATALFAGCAATQDPAPRHAYGVWQGVLPCADCPGIDTRLTLYRQPDTYRLEETYQERDAAPVVHEGRWALLPPQDPMDLGRVQLEGANERPLRSFRRLPDGNLEMLGRDGEAIRSPLNYTLTRKRLSEGDADHVGEGE, encoded by the coding sequence ATGCGCCCTGCGCTTCTCCCCCTCATCCTGACCGCCACCGCCCTTTTCGCCGGCTGCGCCGCCACCCAGGATCCGGCCCCGCGCCACGCCTATGGCGTGTGGCAGGGCGTGCTGCCCTGCGCCGACTGTCCGGGCATCGACACCCGCCTGACCCTGTACCGGCAACCGGACACCTACCGTCTGGAGGAAACCTATCAGGAGCGCGACGCCGCACCGGTGGTGCATGAGGGACGCTGGGCCTTGCTGCCGCCGCAAGACCCGATGGACCTGGGCCGTGTGCAGCTGGAGGGGGCCAATGAACGGCCGTTACGGAGCTTTCGCCGGCTGCCGGACGGCAACCTGGAAATGCTGGGAAGGGACGGCGAGGCCATCCGCTCCCCGTTGAACTACACCCTGACGCGCAAGCGCCTGTCAGAGGGTGACGCGGACCACGTTGGCGAAGGTGAGTAG
- a CDS encoding MAPEG family protein: protein MIVPVTAVFAAFTAILMLFLAWRVTTFRRRYQVGLGDNGEKAFQVAIRAHANLVEYAPITLILMGLGELNGVYVHYVYAVGMLFIVGRLLHAWGFIRSQGGYAISRMIGTLLTWLSILVMALLTFANVVRVTL from the coding sequence ATGATTGTTCCCGTTACCGCCGTTTTCGCCGCATTCACCGCGATCCTGATGCTGTTCCTGGCCTGGCGTGTCACCACGTTCCGGCGTCGCTATCAGGTGGGACTGGGCGATAACGGCGAGAAAGCGTTCCAGGTGGCCATCCGCGCCCACGCCAACCTGGTGGAGTACGCACCGATTACCCTGATCCTGATGGGGCTCGGTGAGCTGAACGGGGTCTATGTGCACTACGTCTATGCGGTCGGCATGCTGTTCATTGTCGGCCGTCTCCTGCACGCCTGGGGCTTTATCCGCAGCCAGGGCGGTTACGCCATCAGCCGCATGATCGGCACGCTGTTGACCTGGCTGTCGATCCTGGTGATGGCGCTACTCACCTTCGCCAACGTGGTCCGCGTCACCCTCTGA
- a CDS encoding GlsB/YeaQ/YmgE family stress response membrane protein, protein MNLILFLIIGGVAGWLAGLIMKGRGFGVLANIGVGIVGSLIGGFLFSLLGLSSHGTIGSLVTATVGAIFLLWIVSLIKKA, encoded by the coding sequence ATGAACCTGATTCTGTTTCTGATCATCGGTGGTGTGGCCGGCTGGCTGGCGGGCCTGATCATGAAAGGACGTGGATTCGGCGTGCTGGCCAACATCGGTGTCGGCATCGTCGGTTCGCTGATCGGTGGTTTCCTGTTCAGCCTGCTGGGGCTGTCGTCCCACGGCACCATCGGGTCGCTGGTGACGGCGACGGTGGGTGCGATCTTCCTGTTATGGATTGTCAGTCTGATCAAGAAAGCCTAG
- a CDS encoding lysophospholipid acyltransferase family protein, which translates to MRFMRALLAWLSVPFLCFLGFFLCLARPFNPDNTRILGAMVARTGRRVLGLTRPLDGYENMPQNRPTVIIANHQHNDDLFLMGDLLPKRTVAVGKASLRWIPFFGQVFWLGGNILIDRTRSSRAVAVIRTTAEAMTRERKSIWIFPEGTRSHGSDLQSFKKGAFHAAVAAGAPITMVCAGAYRSQSSGVLGRRKPVPLRILPPVETRHLTADDVPELMKRCHAQMSEAIRELAAAPADSR; encoded by the coding sequence ATGCGTTTTATGCGCGCGCTGCTGGCCTGGCTGTCCGTGCCGTTTCTCTGTTTCCTGGGCTTTTTCCTGTGCCTGGCCCGCCCCTTCAACCCCGATAACACGCGTATCCTGGGCGCCATGGTGGCGCGTACCGGGCGGCGTGTGCTGGGGCTGACCCGTCCCCTGGACGGCTACGAGAACATGCCCCAGAACCGGCCCACGGTGATCATCGCCAATCATCAGCACAACGACGATCTGTTCCTGATGGGCGACCTGCTGCCCAAACGCACCGTGGCGGTGGGCAAGGCGTCGCTGCGCTGGATTCCCTTTTTCGGCCAGGTGTTCTGGCTGGGCGGCAACATCCTGATCGACCGGACCCGGTCCTCCCGCGCGGTAGCGGTGATCCGCACCACCGCCGAGGCCATGACCCGCGAACGCAAGAGCATCTGGATCTTTCCCGAAGGCACCCGCAGTCACGGCAGCGACCTGCAATCCTTCAAGAAGGGCGCCTTCCACGCCGCGGTGGCCGCCGGTGCGCCCATTACCATGGTCTGCGCCGGGGCCTACCGTTCCCAGTCGAGCGGTGTGCTCGGCCGTCGCAAGCCGGTGCCACTGCGCATCCTGCCGCCGGTGGAGACGCGCCACCTGACCGCCGACGATGTCCCGGAGCTTATGAAGCGTTGCCACGCCCAGATGAGCGAAGCGATCCGCGAACTGGCGGCTGCCCCGGCCGACTCTCGTTAA
- a CDS encoding DUF6316 family protein has product MFLQKRQGERGPLPPRSSRFFAVGRRWYFATREKRSLGPFESFEQAQVAAYSYIQDKDAQRRGADVNYTYGLVLHDYETCTAAHCQRCREMARMLA; this is encoded by the coding sequence ATGTTCCTGCAGAAACGACAGGGAGAACGGGGGCCTCTGCCGCCCCGGTCGAGTCGGTTTTTTGCGGTGGGGCGACGTTGGTACTTCGCCACGCGTGAGAAGCGCTCCCTGGGGCCTTTCGAGTCCTTCGAGCAGGCCCAGGTGGCGGCGTATTCCTATATCCAGGACAAGGACGCCCAGCGCCGGGGTGCGGATGTGAATTATACCTACGGTCTGGTGCTGCACGACTACGAGACCTGCACCGCGGCCCATTGCCAGCGCTGCCGCGAGATGGCCCGTATGCTGGCCTAG
- a CDS encoding class GN sortase — protein sequence MRLLMTFTLASAVVLLMGLWIPLKAKLAQELLNLAWAQSQAEQQVTRPWPWADTWPVGRLRLPGAGEPLVILSGTHGESLAFGPGHVTRSAPPGDRGTVILAGHRDTHFSVLQEIRTGDPVEVQGLDGTWRRYEVVSERVVDSRHARLAVEPGADDRLILVTCYPFDALDPHGPMRYVIEARGLDEVGKTAAAGTLAAFPG from the coding sequence ATGCGCCTGCTGATGACCTTTACCCTGGCCTCGGCCGTGGTCCTGCTGATGGGGCTGTGGATCCCGCTCAAGGCCAAACTGGCACAGGAGCTGCTCAACCTGGCCTGGGCCCAGAGTCAGGCGGAGCAGCAGGTCACCCGGCCCTGGCCCTGGGCCGATACCTGGCCGGTGGGCCGCCTGCGCTTGCCGGGCGCCGGCGAGCCGCTGGTGATCCTGTCCGGTACCCACGGCGAGAGCCTGGCGTTCGGGCCCGGCCACGTGACCCGCTCGGCGCCGCCGGGAGATCGCGGTACGGTTATCCTGGCCGGGCACCGGGACACCCATTTCAGCGTGTTGCAGGAGATACGCACCGGCGACCCGGTAGAGGTGCAGGGCCTGGACGGGACCTGGCGCCGCTACGAAGTGGTGAGCGAACGGGTGGTGGACAGCCGCCACGCGCGCCTGGCCGTGGAGCCGGGGGCTGACGACCGCCTGATCCTGGTGACCTGCTACCCGTTCGATGCCCTCGATCCCCACGGGCCCATGCGTTACGTGATCGAAGCCCGGGGGCTGGATGAGGTCGGGAAAACCGCCGCGGCCGGGACGCTGGCAGCCTTTCCCGGCTAG
- a CDS encoding marine proteobacterial sortase target protein: protein MPTLSPTRTRITASRRAGRRTIRCLEGISLWLAVALFFVLQSAAARASEAPGTGELRLMTPSGQIETALNLNTDYRVRVSGLLADTRLKQSFRNTSDDWREGTYVFPLPEQATVYAMQLHIGERVIVGEIQTREAARKTYEKARREGKQAAQVEQQRPNLFTTRVANIPPGETVTVELRYQQAVAYRDGEFELRLPTTLTPRYMPGEPTEADAEDLDWRRGWAVPTRQVPDAGAISPYTVNPGDVPAGSHHARVTLTLNAGLPIDQVLSPTHALDTVRRGEQVEVSPQGGRVLMDRDLVVRWQPTRGEAPTAAVFREQYEGEDYVLALMVPGLGGGPSLSRELVFVVDTSGSMAGESIRQARSALLAGLDTLKSGDRFNIIQFNSQTSALFGDARPVTPSNLRAARQYTANLAANGGTEMAPALDRALRIGGADVPDERPKVRQVLFMTDGAVGNESALFGQIRDQLGASRLFTVGIGTAPNMHFMREAARFGRGTYTSIGNAGEVASQLDRLLQRMAAPVLGHIKADWPGQAQALPERPGDLFQGEPLVLVARDAEAEGELTLSGELPDGTPWERSLPLASAAPGQGLHRYWARQKIDQLMDARIHGAREDEVREQVTPLALQHGLVTRYTSFVAVDQTPARTQADRLAAEDVPTLLPAGSTPGMLRYPQTATASNLLILIGLAGLLPAFGVLLARRRVGS, encoded by the coding sequence GTGCCAACCCTGTCCCCAACCCGGACCCGCATCACGGCCAGCCGTCGTGCCGGTCGACGTACCATCCGCTGCCTGGAAGGCATCAGCCTGTGGCTGGCGGTGGCGCTTTTCTTCGTGCTCCAGTCCGCCGCCGCCCGCGCCAGCGAAGCGCCCGGTACCGGCGAACTGCGTTTGATGACACCCAGTGGCCAGATCGAAACCGCCCTGAACCTGAACACCGACTACCGGGTGCGGGTCAGCGGCCTGTTGGCCGACACCCGCCTCAAGCAGTCGTTCCGCAACACCAGCGACGACTGGCGTGAGGGCACCTATGTGTTCCCGCTGCCGGAGCAGGCGACCGTGTACGCCATGCAGTTGCACATCGGCGAGCGCGTGATCGTGGGCGAGATCCAGACCCGCGAGGCCGCCCGCAAGACGTACGAGAAGGCCCGCCGCGAAGGCAAGCAGGCGGCCCAGGTGGAGCAGCAGCGTCCCAACCTGTTCACCACCCGGGTGGCCAACATCCCGCCCGGCGAGACGGTGACGGTGGAACTGCGCTACCAGCAGGCCGTCGCCTACCGGGACGGCGAATTCGAGCTGCGCCTGCCCACCACCCTGACGCCCCGTTACATGCCCGGCGAGCCCACCGAAGCGGACGCGGAGGATCTGGACTGGCGCCGTGGCTGGGCGGTACCCACCCGCCAGGTGCCGGACGCCGGCGCCATCAGCCCCTACACCGTGAATCCCGGCGACGTGCCGGCGGGCAGCCATCATGCCCGGGTCACGCTGACCCTGAACGCGGGCCTGCCCATCGACCAGGTGCTCAGCCCGACCCACGCCCTGGACACGGTGCGCCGGGGCGAGCAGGTGGAGGTCAGTCCCCAGGGCGGCCGCGTGCTGATGGATCGCGACCTGGTCGTTCGCTGGCAGCCCACGCGGGGAGAGGCGCCGACGGCGGCGGTGTTCCGCGAGCAGTATGAAGGGGAAGACTATGTGCTGGCACTGATGGTGCCGGGCCTCGGTGGCGGCCCGTCGCTGTCCCGGGAGCTGGTGTTCGTGGTGGACACCTCCGGCTCCATGGCGGGGGAATCGATCCGCCAGGCGCGCAGCGCGCTGCTGGCGGGGCTGGACACGCTCAAGTCCGGCGATCGTTTCAATATCATCCAGTTCAACAGCCAGACCTCGGCGCTGTTCGGCGACGCCCGGCCGGTAACGCCGTCGAACCTGCGCGCCGCCCGCCAGTACACCGCCAACCTGGCCGCGAACGGCGGTACCGAAATGGCGCCGGCGCTGGACCGGGCCCTGCGCATCGGCGGAGCTGACGTCCCGGACGAACGGCCGAAAGTGCGTCAGGTGCTGTTCATGACCGACGGCGCGGTGGGCAACGAGTCGGCCCTGTTCGGCCAGATCCGCGACCAGCTGGGTGCCAGCCGCCTGTTCACCGTGGGCATCGGCACCGCGCCCAACATGCATTTCATGCGCGAAGCGGCCCGATTCGGTCGCGGCACCTACACGTCCATCGGCAACGCCGGCGAGGTGGCCAGCCAGCTCGATCGCCTGCTGCAGCGCATGGCAGCACCGGTGCTCGGCCATATCAAGGCCGACTGGCCGGGCCAGGCGCAGGCCTTGCCGGAGCGCCCGGGCGACCTGTTCCAGGGGGAGCCGCTGGTACTGGTGGCGCGCGACGCCGAAGCGGAGGGCGAGCTGACCCTGAGCGGCGAGCTGCCGGACGGAACCCCCTGGGAGCGTAGCCTGCCGCTGGCCTCCGCCGCGCCGGGGCAGGGTCTGCATCGCTATTGGGCGCGGCAGAAAATCGATCAGCTGATGGACGCCCGCATCCACGGCGCCCGTGAGGATGAGGTACGCGAGCAGGTCACGCCGCTGGCCCTGCAGCACGGTCTGGTCACCCGCTACACCAGTTTCGTCGCCGTGGACCAGACGCCGGCCCGCACGCAGGCGGACCGCCTGGCCGCCGAAGACGTCCCGACCCTGCTGCCGGCAGGCAGCACGCCGGGCATGCTGCGTTATCCACAGACCGCCACCGCGTCGAACCTGCTGATCCTGATCGGCTTGGCGGGGCTGTTGCCGGCCTTTGGCGTGCTGCTGGCGCGCCGGAGGGTGGGATCGTGA
- the pdsR gene encoding proteobacterial dedicated sortase system response regulator, translating to MKRHIVLVEDEPAIRENYRDALERRGYRVSVFADRPSALEGLQGPLPDLAIIDVGLGEEIEGGFDLCQALRQRSPVLPIIFLTARDSDADSVAGLRLGADDYVTKDMSLDHLFARIAALLRRADAWAQTSRHSDEILQRGRLSLNVDRMTAAWNDGAVELTVTEFWMLHSLVQHPGHVRNRTQLMEAANTVLDDNTVTSHIKRIRRKFQQVDREFDAIQTAYGFGYRWNAHES from the coding sequence ATGAAGCGCCACATCGTACTCGTCGAGGACGAGCCCGCCATCCGCGAGAATTACCGGGACGCCCTGGAGCGTCGCGGCTATCGGGTGTCCGTGTTCGCGGATCGCCCCAGTGCCCTGGAAGGCCTGCAGGGACCGCTGCCGGACCTGGCCATCATCGACGTCGGCCTGGGCGAGGAAATCGAGGGCGGATTCGACCTGTGTCAGGCCCTGCGCCAGCGCTCGCCGGTGCTGCCGATCATTTTCCTCACGGCGCGTGACAGCGACGCCGACTCGGTGGCCGGCCTGCGCCTTGGCGCCGACGACTACGTCACCAAGGACATGAGCCTGGACCACCTGTTCGCGCGCATCGCCGCCCTGCTGCGCCGCGCCGATGCCTGGGCCCAGACCAGCCGTCACAGCGACGAGATCCTGCAACGGGGACGCCTGAGCCTGAACGTGGACCGCATGACCGCCGCCTGGAACGACGGCGCCGTGGAGCTGACCGTCACCGAATTCTGGATGCTGCACTCGCTGGTCCAGCACCCCGGCCACGTGCGCAACCGCACCCAGTTGATGGAAGCCGCCAACACGGTGTTGGACGACAACACCGTCACCTCCCACATCAAGCGCATCCGCCGCAAGTTCCAGCAGGTGGACCGCGAGTTCGACGCCATCCAGACCGCCTATGGCTTCGGCTACCGCTGGAACGCCCATGAAAGCTGA
- a CDS encoding ATP-binding protein yields the protein MPRLTLKRQLLLACLLILLIPWAGLQFVLELDEALRDQAHEQLARQAQRLGRLLPAQPALRALPGPGQRVLYAQALDRPLYLDGYGDDWPSWDEDTDSAYDHPVSPSDPVQWRAGTNAQSLYLLVRVRQAPGRYFDPGRPDRPHAHIRLFLTLDGQALTREIRTPAPGPVVAAAGPGEPRGARVNGVWQATSQGYQVELQMPRPDLGTAVGFEIWHPHPDMADGYRVLGDMGHDAHQRLPRLLYPDTPLQQAIQPLLATGQRALLLDDHGWVMADTAAPLPEDETDFDALGPWQIVEQIALNGLRALLRHFQPDPVQLPEAAPRYRAAQWPDSGLVRHGDSESALVQTLTLETARGRPVTLVLEQSLKDILALSGDALGRVIVRSVLFVGLLVLILLGYASWLSWRITRLQRAVAATVDADGRLLRRMPDNHAGDELGELSRQFGVLVDNLHGYTDYLESFARRLSHELKTPVAVVRSSLENLRHDVPAAADSPYIARAGQATDRLSQILQGMSEAARLEKSFEQVEPEVFDLADVCHQATAAYQSLDPDHVIRYEGPQSGCRVTGSPELIVQLLDKLVDNARDFTPDGELIEVRLEEHGPDWHLEVFNAGPPLPEHLTSEIFSPFVSLREGPQDGHLGQGLQIVRLITEHHRGRVRARNVENPAGVVFDVTLPRSV from the coding sequence ATGCCGCGCCTGACCCTCAAGCGCCAGCTGCTGCTCGCCTGTCTGCTGATCCTGCTGATTCCCTGGGCGGGCCTGCAGTTTGTGCTGGAACTGGACGAGGCGCTGCGCGACCAGGCCCACGAGCAGTTGGCGCGCCAGGCCCAGCGCCTGGGTCGTTTGCTGCCCGCCCAACCGGCGCTTAGGGCGCTGCCCGGCCCCGGCCAGCGCGTGCTGTACGCCCAGGCGCTGGACCGCCCGCTTTACCTGGACGGCTACGGCGACGACTGGCCGAGCTGGGACGAGGACACGGATTCCGCCTACGATCATCCCGTCAGCCCGTCCGATCCGGTGCAATGGCGCGCCGGCACCAACGCCCAGTCCCTGTACCTGCTGGTCCGCGTGCGCCAGGCACCCGGGCGCTACTTCGACCCGGGCCGGCCGGACCGGCCCCACGCCCACATCCGCCTGTTCCTGACTCTCGACGGCCAGGCGCTGACCCGGGAGATCCGCACCCCCGCGCCCGGCCCGGTGGTGGCCGCCGCCGGACCCGGCGAGCCGCGCGGGGCACGCGTCAACGGGGTCTGGCAGGCGACGTCCCAGGGCTACCAGGTGGAGTTGCAGATGCCCCGTCCCGACCTGGGAACCGCGGTTGGCTTCGAAATCTGGCACCCGCACCCGGACATGGCCGACGGCTACCGGGTCCTCGGCGACATGGGCCACGACGCCCATCAGCGACTGCCGCGCCTGCTGTATCCGGACACGCCGCTGCAACAGGCCATCCAGCCGCTGCTGGCCACCGGCCAGCGCGCCCTGCTGCTCGACGACCACGGCTGGGTCATGGCGGACACCGCCGCGCCGCTGCCGGAAGACGAGACCGATTTCGACGCCCTCGGCCCCTGGCAGATCGTCGAACAGATCGCCCTCAACGGCCTGCGCGCCCTGCTGCGCCACTTCCAGCCGGACCCGGTACAGCTGCCGGAAGCCGCGCCCCGCTACCGGGCCGCGCAGTGGCCGGACAGCGGTCTGGTGCGCCACGGCGACAGCGAGTCGGCGCTGGTGCAGACGCTGACACTGGAAACGGCGCGGGGTCGACCGGTGACGCTGGTGCTGGAGCAGTCCCTGAAAGACATCCTGGCGCTGTCGGGCGACGCCCTGGGCCGGGTGATTGTGCGCAGCGTGCTGTTCGTCGGACTGCTGGTGCTGATCCTGCTGGGCTACGCCAGCTGGCTGTCCTGGCGCATCACCCGGCTGCAGCGGGCGGTGGCCGCCACGGTGGACGCCGATGGCCGTCTGCTGCGGCGCATGCCGGACAACCACGCCGGCGATGAACTGGGCGAGCTGTCGCGCCAGTTCGGTGTGCTGGTGGACAACCTGCACGGCTACACCGACTACCTGGAAAGCTTCGCAAGGCGCCTGTCCCACGAATTGAAGACGCCGGTGGCAGTGGTGCGCTCGTCGCTGGAGAACCTGCGCCACGACGTGCCGGCCGCCGCCGACTCCCCGTACATCGCCCGCGCCGGCCAGGCCACCGACCGGCTCAGCCAGATCCTGCAGGGCATGAGCGAAGCCGCGCGGCTGGAGAAGAGTTTCGAGCAGGTGGAGCCGGAAGTGTTCGACCTGGCGGATGTCTGCCACCAGGCCACGGCGGCCTACCAGAGCCTGGATCCGGACCACGTCATCCGCTACGAGGGGCCGCAGTCCGGTTGCCGCGTGACCGGGTCACCGGAGCTGATCGTACAGTTGCTGGACAAGCTGGTGGACAACGCCCGGGATTTCACGCCGGACGGGGAACTCATCGAAGTGCGGCTGGAGGAGCACGGCCCGGACTGGCACCTGGAGGTGTTCAACGCCGGCCCGCCGCTGCCGGAGCACCTGACCAGCGAGATCTTCAGCCCCTTCGTGTCCCTGCGCGAGGGCCCCCAGGACGGCCACCTGGGTCAGGGTCTGCAGATCGTGCGGCTGATCACCGAACACCACCGGGGCCGGGTGCGGGCGCGCAACGTCGAAAACCCGGCAGGCGTGGTGTTCGACGTGACCCTGCCGCGCAGCGTCTGA
- the rhtB gene encoding homoserine/homoserine lactone efflux protein, translated as MSANLWLAFFIASVLISVSPGAGAVNTMSNGVRFGVRQSLPAILGLQLGYGIQILLVGVGLGAVLASSTWAFLVLKWVGVAYLVWLGIQKWREPAIPVTAGDDNVPPAGQRFWQATLVNITNPKATVFLIALFPQFVVPGEAHALQFLIMGATLIVVDILVMVGYATLASHLLRFMRRPSQQKVMNRVFGGLFVAAAAVLASFRRGAA; from the coding sequence ATGAGCGCCAACCTCTGGCTTGCCTTCTTCATCGCCTCCGTCCTGATCAGCGTGTCCCCCGGCGCCGGTGCCGTGAACACCATGAGCAATGGCGTGCGCTTCGGCGTGCGTCAGTCGCTGCCGGCTATCCTGGGGCTGCAACTGGGCTATGGCATCCAGATCCTGCTGGTGGGCGTGGGGCTGGGCGCCGTGCTGGCGTCCTCCACCTGGGCGTTCCTGGTCCTGAAATGGGTAGGCGTGGCCTACCTGGTGTGGCTGGGCATTCAGAAGTGGCGGGAGCCGGCGATTCCGGTCACCGCTGGTGACGACAACGTGCCGCCGGCCGGGCAGCGTTTCTGGCAGGCGACGCTGGTCAATATCACCAACCCCAAGGCCACGGTGTTCCTGATCGCCCTGTTCCCCCAGTTTGTCGTGCCGGGCGAGGCCCACGCGCTGCAGTTCCTGATCATGGGCGCGACCCTGATCGTCGTGGATATCCTGGTGATGGTGGGCTACGCCACCCTGGCCAGCCACCTGCTGCGCTTCATGCGCCGGCCGTCCCAGCAGAAGGTGATGAACCGTGTCTTCGGCGGCCTGTTCGTCGCGGCCGCCGCAGTCCTGGCCAGCTTCCGTCGCGGCGCCGCCTAA